A region of Beijerinckia sp. 28-YEA-48 DNA encodes the following proteins:
- a CDS encoding alpha/beta hydrolase, with protein sequence MPEVIFTGPAGRLEGRFHPSKQRGAPIAVILHPHPQFGGTMNNQIVYNLYYAFAERGFSVLRFNFRGVGRSQGNFDHGQGELSDAAAALDWAQSINPEARACWIAGVSFGSWIGMQLLMRRPEIEGFISIAPPANRFDYSFLAPCPSSGLFVHGDQDRVAPLKEVMALIEKLKTQKGILIEHAVIPGANHFFENCVDPLIAEIGVYLDKRLDNPTKRPTPARALKGPTPSA encoded by the coding sequence ATGCCTGAAGTCATTTTCACCGGTCCGGCTGGACGGCTCGAGGGCCGGTTCCACCCGTCCAAGCAACGCGGCGCTCCGATCGCGGTGATTCTGCATCCGCACCCGCAGTTCGGCGGGACGATGAATAACCAGATCGTCTACAACCTCTATTACGCCTTCGCCGAGCGCGGCTTCTCGGTGCTGCGGTTCAATTTCCGCGGCGTGGGCCGCAGCCAGGGCAATTTCGACCATGGCCAGGGCGAACTGTCGGATGCGGCAGCGGCGCTGGACTGGGCGCAGTCGATCAATCCGGAAGCGCGCGCCTGCTGGATCGCCGGCGTTTCCTTCGGCTCGTGGATCGGCATGCAGTTGCTGATGCGCCGCCCGGAGATCGAAGGCTTCATCTCGATCGCACCGCCGGCGAACCGTTTCGATTATTCCTTCCTCGCGCCCTGCCCGTCTTCGGGCCTGTTCGTCCATGGCGACCAGGACCGGGTGGCGCCGCTGAAGGAAGTGATGGCGTTGATCGAGAAGCTGAAGACCCAGAAGGGTATACTGATCGAGCACGCGGTCATTCCGGGCGCCAACCACTTCTTCGAAAATTGCGTCGATCCGCTGATCGCGGAGATTGGCGTCTATCTCGACAAGCGCCTCGACAATCCGACGAAGCGACCGACACCAGCGCGTGCGCTGAAGGGCCCGACGCCGAGCGCCTAA
- a CDS encoding anhydro-N-acetylmuramic acid kinase, with product MTWFRAIGLMSGTSMDGVDVAFIETDGKGDVRQGPRASFAYSDAERRTLRAALDEAVALTDRNARPGVLAQAHAIVTDRHRAAVADFLTDNGLDSTGVDVVGFHGQTVLHRPERHLTVQIGDGAALAASLGIPVVWDMRAADVAAGGQGAPLVPAYHRALAGAAHLEFPVAVLNVGGVANITFLPGESDPIAFDTGPGNALLDDLMMERTGQAMDRDGATARTGKIDAQALARLLDNPYFKAPLPKSVDRNDFSRAAVSALSTQDAAATLVAFTAQTVADSFTLLPQRPHRLIVSGGGARNPVLLKMLAERCGCDVATADDMGWSADAMEAQAFAYLAVRSLNGLPLTFPGTTGVATPLTGGVLSRPA from the coding sequence ATGACCTGGTTCAGAGCGATCGGCCTGATGTCGGGCACATCCATGGACGGTGTCGACGTCGCCTTTATCGAAACCGACGGCAAGGGCGATGTGCGCCAGGGGCCGCGTGCGTCTTTTGCTTATAGCGATGCGGAACGGCGCACGTTGCGCGCCGCGCTCGATGAAGCGGTGGCCTTGACCGATCGCAACGCGCGCCCCGGCGTGCTGGCGCAGGCGCACGCGATCGTCACCGATCGGCATCGCGCCGCCGTGGCTGATTTTCTCACCGACAACGGCCTCGACAGCACCGGCGTCGATGTCGTGGGCTTTCACGGGCAGACCGTGCTGCATCGGCCGGAACGTCACCTCACCGTGCAGATCGGCGATGGCGCGGCGCTCGCCGCTTCGCTTGGCATTCCGGTGGTCTGGGACATGCGCGCCGCCGATGTGGCGGCAGGCGGGCAGGGCGCGCCGCTGGTGCCGGCCTATCATCGCGCGCTCGCGGGCGCGGCGCATCTCGAATTTCCCGTCGCGGTCCTGAATGTCGGCGGCGTTGCCAACATCACTTTCCTGCCAGGCGAAAGCGATCCGATCGCCTTCGACACCGGGCCAGGCAATGCGCTTCTCGATGATCTGATGATGGAGCGCACCGGCCAGGCGATGGATCGTGACGGTGCGACGGCGCGCACTGGCAAGATCGATGCGCAGGCGCTCGCGCGGCTTCTCGACAATCCTTATTTTAAAGCGCCGCTGCCGAAATCGGTCGATCGCAACGACTTCTCCCGCGCAGCCGTTTCCGCGCTGTCGACACAGGATGCGGCGGCGACACTGGTGGCTTTCACCGCACAGACCGTGGCGGATTCATTCACGCTGCTGCCGCAGCGTCCGCACCGCCTCATCGTCAGTGGCGGTGGGGCGCGCAATCCGGTGCTGCTCAAGATGCTGGCCGAGCGTTGCGGCTGCGATGTGGCGACGGCCGACGATATGGGCTGGAGCGCCGATGCGATGGAGGCGCAGGCTTTCGCCTATCTGGCTGTGCGCTCGCTCAACGGCCTGCCGCTGACATTCCCCGGCACGACCGGCGTGGCGACACCACTCACCGGCGGCGTGCTGTCGCGTCCTGCATAG